A section of the Streptomyces sp. NBC_00178 genome encodes:
- a CDS encoding integration host factor yields the protein MALPPLTPEQRAAALEKAAAARRERAEVKNRLKHSGASLHEVIKSGQENDVIGKMKVSALLESLPGVGKVRAKQIMERLGISESRRVRGLGSNQIASLEREFGGSPA from the coding sequence GTGGCTCTTCCGCCCCTTACCCCTGAACAGCGCGCAGCCGCGCTCGAAAAGGCCGCCGCGGCTCGCCGGGAGCGGGCCGAGGTCAAGAATCGACTCAAGCACTCCGGCGCCTCCCTCCACGAGGTCATCAAGTCGGGCCAGGAGAACGACGTCATCGGCAAGATGAAGGTCTCCGCCCTACTGGAGTCCCTGCCGGGCGTGGGCAAGGTCCGCGCCAAGCAGATCATGGAGCGGCTCGGCATCTCCGAGAGCCGCCGGGTCCGGGGTCTCGGCTCCAACCAGATCGCATCTTTGGAGCGTGAGTTCGGCGGCAGTCCCGCCTGA
- the pyrF gene encoding orotidine-5'-phosphate decarboxylase produces MTPEPFGARLRHAMDTRGPLCVGIDPHASLLTSWGLNDDIAGLERFTRTVVEALADRVAVLKPQSAFFERFGSRGVAVLEKAVEEARAAGALVLMDAKRGDIGSTMGAYAATYLDKDSPLFSDAVTVSPYLGFGSLRPALDAAAVSGAGVFVLALTSNPEGAEVQRATAGDGRTLAQVMLDHMAAENEGATPLGSVGAVVGATLGDTGADLAINGPLLAPGIGAQGATPADLPRVFGAAVRNVVPSVSRGVLRHGPDASGLREAAGRFADEVRSAVPES; encoded by the coding sequence GTGACACCCGAACCCTTCGGCGCGCGTCTGCGCCACGCCATGGACACCCGCGGACCGCTCTGCGTCGGCATCGACCCGCACGCCTCGCTCCTGACCTCGTGGGGCCTGAACGACGACATCGCGGGCCTCGAACGGTTCACGCGCACGGTCGTGGAGGCCCTGGCCGACCGCGTCGCCGTCCTGAAGCCCCAGTCCGCCTTCTTCGAGCGTTTCGGCTCACGCGGCGTCGCGGTCCTGGAGAAGGCGGTCGAGGAGGCCCGCGCGGCCGGGGCCCTGGTGCTCATGGACGCCAAGCGCGGCGACATCGGCTCCACCATGGGCGCCTACGCGGCCACCTACCTCGACAAGGACTCGCCGCTCTTCTCCGACGCCGTCACCGTCTCGCCGTACCTGGGCTTCGGCTCGCTGCGCCCGGCGCTCGACGCCGCGGCGGTCTCCGGCGCGGGTGTGTTCGTCCTCGCGCTCACGTCCAACCCGGAGGGCGCGGAGGTCCAGCGGGCCACCGCCGGTGACGGGCGGACGCTGGCCCAGGTGATGCTCGACCACATGGCGGCGGAGAACGAGGGCGCGACGCCCCTCGGCTCGGTCGGCGCCGTGGTCGGTGCCACGCTCGGGGACACGGGCGCGGATCTCGCGATCAACGGCCCGCTGCTCGCCCCCGGCATCGGCGCCCAGGGCGCGACGCCGGCGGATCTGCCCCGCGTCTTCGGCGCCGCGGTGCGCAACGTGGTGCCCAGCGTGAGCCGGGGCGTGCTCCGCCACGGACCGGACGCGTCAGGGCTGCGCGAAGCCGCCGGACGGTTCGCGGACGAGGTCCGTTCGGCCGTCCCGGAAAGCTGA
- a CDS encoding quinone-dependent dihydroorotate dehydrogenase, translated as MYKLFFQLVFKRMDPEQAHHAAFRWIRLAARIPVLRTFAAAALAPRHESLRTEAFGLRMHGPFGLAAGFDKNAVAIDGMSMLGFDHIEIGTVTGEPQPGNPRKRLFRLVADRALINRMGFNNEGSAAVAERLAARRPVFRTTVGVNIGKTKVVPEAEAVGDYVKSTERLAAHADYLVVNVSSPNTPGLRNLQATESLRPLLTAVREAADRTVTDRRVPLLVKIAPDLADEDVDAVADLAVELGLDGIIATNTTIARDGLGLTSPAALTGETGGLSGAPLKKRSLEVLSRLYARVGTRLTLVGVGGVETAEDAWQRILAGATLVQGYSAFIYEGPFYARAIHKGLAARLAASPYATLAEAVGAETRKATR; from the coding sequence ATGTACAAACTCTTCTTCCAGCTGGTCTTCAAGCGGATGGACCCGGAGCAGGCCCATCACGCGGCGTTCCGCTGGATCCGCCTCGCCGCCCGGATCCCCGTGCTGCGCACCTTCGCCGCCGCCGCGCTGGCCCCCCGCCACGAGTCGCTGCGCACCGAGGCGTTCGGCCTGCGGATGCACGGCCCCTTCGGTCTGGCCGCCGGCTTCGACAAGAACGCCGTCGCCATCGACGGCATGTCGATGCTCGGCTTCGACCACATCGAGATCGGCACGGTCACCGGCGAACCGCAGCCGGGCAACCCCCGCAAGCGGCTGTTCCGCCTCGTCGCCGACCGGGCGCTGATCAACCGCATGGGCTTCAACAACGAGGGCTCGGCGGCCGTGGCGGAGCGCCTCGCCGCACGCCGCCCGGTCTTCCGCACGACCGTCGGCGTCAACATCGGCAAGACCAAGGTGGTCCCCGAGGCCGAGGCCGTGGGCGACTACGTGAAGTCCACCGAGCGGCTCGCCGCCCACGCCGACTACCTCGTGGTGAACGTCTCGTCCCCCAACACCCCGGGCCTGCGCAACCTCCAGGCCACCGAATCGCTCAGGCCCCTGCTCACCGCGGTGCGCGAGGCGGCCGACCGCACCGTGACGGACCGGCGCGTCCCGCTGCTCGTCAAGATCGCCCCGGACCTCGCGGACGAGGACGTCGACGCGGTCGCCGACCTCGCCGTGGAGCTCGGTCTGGACGGCATCATCGCCACGAACACCACGATCGCCCGCGACGGCCTCGGCCTGACGTCGCCGGCGGCGCTGACGGGCGAGACCGGAGGACTCTCCGGCGCGCCCCTCAAGAAGCGCTCCCTGGAGGTCCTGAGCCGCCTCTACGCCCGCGTGGGCACCCGGCTCACCCTGGTGGGCGTCGGAGGCGTCGAGACGGCGGAGGACGCCTGGCAGCGCATCCTCGCCGGCGCCACGCTCGTCCAGGGCTACAGCGCGTTCATCTACGAGGGCCCGTTCTACGCCCGCGCGATCCACAAGGGGCTGGCCGCCCGCCTGGCCGCCTCCCCGTACGCCACCCTCGCCGAAGCCGTCGGCGCCGAGACCCGGAAGGCCACCCGGTGA